Within Salarias fasciatus chromosome 15, fSalaFa1.1, whole genome shotgun sequence, the genomic segment CAGGATGCAGGAGGAGGCCTTTAATGAGATTTGCTCGAGGTGTTGGCTTGCTGACTGCTTGTAGTTTGCTCATGATGGCTCGCCGCTGTTTTCTGATCTTTCTTTGCAACCCCAGAAAGTGAgtaaattgaaagaaaaagatgTCTCCTGATATTCTGCAGATATTGTTTCTACTCCCAGCTATCTTTAATACAAAGCGGTGGGAAAAAAGAGGATGTGTTTCAGTCTTTCTACAGAAACTGTTACAGTGGCTTATTCATTAAGCCTCGACTATAAATAGAACACATAGAGGTCTTTACTGTGTTGCCTCACATCCTTTAACCTTATCGTCTCTGTGAGGATGGATTCTGAGTATTGATGAACACCGAATGAGTGAAGAGCAGCTTTGAGAATGACACAAATGCATTGTGCTTGAATGTATACTTTGAGAGGAGCATGGAATGTCTTAAATTGTTTCTAGGGTTTTGCAATATCAAATCCACAAGCGGAATGCTTTTTGTGACAGTGTGACTTCTCATTAGCACAGacttttaaatttcttttctgatcaggTTTGTGTGTGACTGAATCTGGAGTAGCCACAGCAGGGTTTCAGAAACGCAGCACTCTCGggatttattctttttttttttttgtaagcaaattttccctcatttttgtgcttctgacttCTGATTGTGGCCACCAGGCATGAAATAACGAAGGCTGTCAGTCGATTATAAGGCTGTGAATTAATCACAAATATTCACGCTTTTCTGTCACATTTgaaattctttcattttgagTTTGCAGAGcattaatgcattttattatttgaCCATAATTAACCACAGTTCAGTCAGGCTTGTTCAAATTGCAATAACGGCGAATTTACTGTGTGCTCTCCACCCTTACTGATGGAAAAATTAGACCACAAAAAGATCAATTCTGAAGGAAATTCCTTTAAAAAACAGCTAAATGATTTTGAATGCCAATACTTTCTCAatattttaatcacattttgaagACTTGGATAATTTAGTGCATTTCTGTTGTGATCATGATTTCTTTTCACTCATTGATTCTTTTcattctcttctctctttcaggTTTCTGTGTTAAGAAGACGAAAGAGAAGTTTTCTGTGCTTCAGTCTCTGGAGGATTCACTCATGAACAGTTGGAAAGTGAGGATAATTGAGATGGACCCAGCCAGCCCTCCCAAATGTCTCACTGGCCTGTGAGCAGCCATGGCTTCCCTGCATCGCCCTTCGAGGGGCCCCCCTCCCCACATGCAGGGTTGTTTTCTGACATAGGCTCAAGCGAATTGCTCAAATTCACATCAGAAATGGCATTGGCCTGTGTGGACTGCAGAGCATCAGAGTACATATTGGAGCACAGGTGAGGTTCAAACTCCAGCCAATACCCAGAGGACTCCTACGAGGGGGGTAAACAACCTCAGATGACCTTTGCAGAAGGACAGCGTCACACCACAGCGTTGATGATTTAGTATCCATCCCACTGCCTTGCTGACAAGGTCGAACATGGCTGCTGCAGATCCCCATAGCAACAGTTCCTTTTCAAGACGAGGGGAAGACTGAGAGGGTCAACGATGCAGCGAAACGGCGGAGTGGGGGGCGTCGGAGGCCAGCCGTGGGTTTTGCGACGCGTTCGTCTCACATGGCTCAGTTTCATGCtcttcttcatcctggtctTCTTCCCACTCATCGCCCACTACTACCTCACTACCATTGACGAAGCTGGCGGGCCCGACAAGCGCATCTTCGGGCCGCGGCCCGGCGGTGAACTGTGCGAGGCCAAGCACGTGCAGGACCTGTGCCGTATCCGCGAGTCGGTcagcgaggagctgctgcagctggaagccaAGAGGCAGGACCTTAACGGTGAGATCGCCCGGCTCAACCTTCGGATCGAGGCGTGCAAGCGCAGCATCGACAGCGCAAAGcaggatctgctgcagctgaagaatGTCATTAGTCAAACGGAGCATTCGTATAAAGAACTGATGGCCCAGAATCAGCCCAAGCTTTCCTTACCTGTCAGATTACTGCCAGACAAGGACGACCAAGGAATGCCACCACCCAAGTCTGCGCGCTCCTGCCGTTTGCGCTCATGCTTCGACTATGCGCGCTGCCCTCTTACGTCTGGATTTCCTGTGTATGTCTATGACACAGGCACCTATCAGTGGGGGGACTATCTTGATCCACTGGTGAAACAAGCATTCGCTGCATCAGTCAAGAGCAACATCTATATTACCGACAACCCCAGCATAGCCTGTCTGTACCTGGTGCTTGTCGGAGAGCTGCAGGAGTCCCCGTCCTCTCCACTGCCCAGCCCCGCagagctggagaagcagctaAAAGCCCTTCCCTACTGGAGATCTGATGGACATAACCACGTTCTGGTGCATCTCTCCAGAAAGTCTATGACGCAGAACTTCCTGTATAATGTGAGCGCCGGAAGAGCAGCGGTCGCGCAGTCGACGTTTCTGGAGCAGCAGTACCGCGAGGGCTTCGACCTTGTTGTGTCCCCGCTAGTTCACGCCCTGTCAGAGCCCAACTTTCTTGAAGTTCCCCCCCAAGTTCCTGTAAAGAGGAAATATCTCTTCACTTTCCAGGGTGAACGGGTGGAGTCCCTGAGgagcagcctgcaggaggcgccgcCTCAATCTTTTGAGGAGGAACTGGAAGGAGATCCCCCAGCGGACTACGACGATCGGATCATTGGGACCCTGAAGGCGGTGCAGGACAGTCATTTAGATCAGGTGCTGGTGGAGTTCACCTGCAAGAACCCAAGAGCCAGTTTTCCAACAGAGTGGGCTCTGTGTGGGGAGCGGGAAGACCGGCTAGAGGTGCTGAAAGCCTCTACGTTCGCCCTGGTGATCGCCGCAGGAGATGGACAGCTGGTGGCCTCAGCAGGCTGTGGAATGCGCTTGTTCGAGGCTTTAGAGGTGGGGGCCATCCCCGTCGTTCTAGGGGACCATTCCAAACTACCTTACCATCACTTTATCCGCTggactgaagcagctttgttAGTCCCTAAACAGCGCGTCACAGAACTACACTTCTTACTACGCAGCCTGTCCGACAACGACATGCTGGCGATGAGGCGGCAGGGCCGCTTCCTGTGGGAGACCTACTTCTCCACGTCAGAAAATGTTCTCAACACCATCCTGGCCAGTATCAGAACCAGCATCCAGGTTCCTGCAGCACCCATCAAAGAAGAGCCTGCCCAGGAGATTCCTCATAAAGCCGGGAAGCTGGCGGGGACCGACGCCAACCTGGCCGACAACGGCGATCTGGATTTGGGTCCGGTGGAAACGGAGCCCCCGTACGCCTCTCCACGCTTTCTCCGCAACTTCACATACACGGCTGCAGACACCTACAGGGCCTGGAACCGGGCTCCGGGGCCGTTTCACCTTTTCCCCCACACTCCTCTCGACCCCGTTCTGCCTTCCGAAGCCAAGTTCCTTGGCTCCGGTACTGGTTTCAGGCCCATCGGCGGGGGTACCGGGGGCTCTGGGAAGGAGTTTCAGGCCGCGCTGGGTGGGAACGTGCCCAGAGAACAGTTCACGGTGGTGATGCTGACCTACGAGAGGGAGGAGGTGCTGATGAACTCCCTGGAGAGACTGAACGGTCTGCCTTACCTCAATAAGGTAGTAGTGGTGTGGAATTCACCCAAACCTCCTTCAGATGACCTGCTGTGGCCAGACATCGGCCTGCCCATcgtggtgagtgtttctgcagcaCAATCTTTTCATTTGACAGATGCAGTCACAGTGATCTAGTCACTGTTGGATTATTTAGGGTAGGAGTGCTTGTCCTTTTTCATCCCGTCTCTCTGAAATGCTAAAACACAACCTGTCAGTGTTCCTGACGTGTCAGATGTGACGCAAAGTTTACTCGAGCAGATTACACCGAGCCGTTCGGATCAGCGTCTCTTTGAAACTCTGTGGGACGAACATACAAATCAGGAGCAGCTTTTCTCAAAGGATTGAACAAGGTTGACGTTCAtgaataataaaatgtattctTTTGAATTAGACCTGGGAAATGTAATATTCATGTAGTTTCTGTTCAAACCGTTTataacatggattttttttttttccccctccataAAAAGGTGAGCAACTGTTTGGGCTCTTTATTTGccagttttcatttttgctgcTTGCTGCCACTGAAACACTGTGTGTTATTTTTGATCTGATCTGCTCACTGAAGTCCCACATTCAATCAATCCAAAAATGCTATGAGGTTTTTCTATTTGCTATTTTTCTGTTGCCTTGTAACATGCCACTTTGAGTCTGTTGGGTAGACAAATCATttgaaaggttgtttttttttaatttagttttcttttaatGACCTTCTGATAAGTATCAGCTCTTTTTTTATGAGTATTTCCTGAATAAAATCAAGTTATGAGCAGAGGTTGTGTTTGGCAAAATTTCCCCATCAGTGTTTTCTAACAGTGACAGAAAATGTGGGAAGGCTGTCCATCATTTTGATAGACGGAGGGCAAAGACCATCCATGGCGACTGTCAGTCAAAATGAGAAGTGGAGCTCTTTCCGTTGAAAGAGACACGCGCACGGTTACGTGACTTTGCAGCAAGAAGTGAGGCTGAAACGGACAAAGAAACTTCTACTCATTTGGGACGAGCTACGTCGATAAACGCAGGTTATCGATGGTCACACATTCCAggttcagagcagcagttttCAAATTCTTGAATTTGTCACACGTTGCAGTTGTCTCCGCTACGTTtcgtttgcagttcagagatgtgCTTTATTTGACATGATCACCCTCCTCTGTAGTCCTTTTACCATAACGTGAAAAGTGATGACCGTGAGTTTGAAAGTCCACTGTTATGCACAGCTGTgagcttgtaatttgacaccagcatcagcaactcaacctttttttttttcccagaggaTTTCTTTCTAGTGCATTTCATTTGTTCAAACGCTTATTCTTCTGCCCGTTTCAATACGTGATTCTGAATTTGAAGAGTTGTAATATTAATTGAGCTAAATAATCTTTTCTCAGTGTGTAATGTTAGTCTCTTCATCAAAGGTTTTTCTGAGATGCAGCCGTTTGCCTTGTGCCCGCAGGTTGTTCGGACAGAGAAAAATAGCCTCAACAACCGCTTCCTTCCGTGGGACGCCGTAGAAACCGAAGCCATCCTGTCCATCGACGACGACGCCCATCTTCGACACGATGAGATCATGTTCGGGTTCAGGTCGGTAACGAACACGCTGGTGTGTTCACACACCTACAACACTGAATATTCACCCACTTTTGAAAAGCTGATCAAAGTGAAAGTGTGACTGTAGTTTGTGCTCACCAAATTACAAATgcaaaagacacacaaatgcacacatttCCCTGCATTAAGCTCTTTAACGTTAATTGGCACTGTGTCGCCCAAGCTTTTACTGGctaattgtaaaataaaatagtAGATAAGCCGAAGAGCgaggactttttctttttctcccccccggcgaaatgaaatgaaaaaagaaaaatgcaggtaaacaaaaaaaaaagaaactttgtgAAAAGTACAGAAAATTAACCTCACATTCCTGACAACACAGAGTCTGACAGGAAGTTCTGAGCcagcgacttcagtctgaaattcagaaaattaaaggaaaatatgCCGACAGCCTTGTACTCAGACTCCACTTTAATAAATCTGACTGTGAAGGCCATGTTTAAACCAATTAAATGATCAAACATGCTGCTGGGTTATTTTTGTGCACCACCTCTCGCCAGTCCCAGACGTGAGGATGACTTGTGTTGCAGCAGCGTGTTCAGGCAGGCAGAAACtaccactctgtgtgtgtgtgtgtgtacatgtgcgtgtgtgcggtCAGTTGTCATGAATTATCTGAAACTCCTCCAGAATTAGCCGGGAATGTTTCCTCACggaagtttggaaaaaaaaaaaaaaaaaaaaacctctgctgAGTGCGGCTGCTTTCAGGCGTTTTAAGTGGTCTCACATGAACTCGTCGGAGACGATAAATTGCCTCTTTTGGGAGTGAAGTGAAGATTACACCTATCTTATCTGATAAACTGAAacacttagttttttttttttttttccttctggttttgttttgttcggaGACTTTTCCGCAGTGACATGGTTGTAAATATGAGCCACAAGTGACATTTTGTCTTCAAATAAAGCCTAAAAAAATCCTCCATGTTCACTCAGCAGACAACAGAATGGACATATAATTGGTCCCTGAGGGGAAAATAGTTGCCACACAGTTTATTTGGATGACAGGTTGAAGCAGATGGATTTAAGAAGACGGCATATGCAGAGACGCTCGTAAAATCCGAACTAATGGCCACAGAAAAGCAACAGATAATGATAAAGTAGcatcaaatgtttattttcaagcAGTCCTAATTACAGTATTTGTCCAAATATAAAACGCACTTTTTAAATCTTGCCATTTGACTGAGAGTGTGTTTGCTTTCATATTCAGAGTTCTGCTTTGGTCTGAATACAAGATGGGATTTGGTCGTACGGATAACAAACCAGCTGATTTTTCGGGAATTTGTTAACAAGCTGTATGAAGGATTTAAATTGCAGCACCTTAAATGCTTTGGGGAAACAGTGGGgatgatgcatgatgggaggagcaggtggaaccaGAGCAATAGAGAAATGGTCACTATAACTTACTTCCTGGAGGCTGGAGACCAGGAAGGGACCACTTTGATCGTGGAAATGTCTTCGAGCTCTAAATGGTTTTGTGTCTGTGTCCCGTCCGGGTCGTCTTACACCCTGACCCCTCGTGGTTGTTGAATGAGAATGAAATGCATTGTCGgctcttgtttttctctgtggtttTCCTCTCACAGGGTGTGGCGTGAGGCTCGAGATCGCATCGTTGGATTCCCCGGGCGCTATCACGCCTGGGACATCAACCACCAGTCGTGGCTCTACAACTCCAACTACTCCTGTGAGCTCTCCATGGTCCTGACCGGAGCCGCTTTCTTCCACAAGGTCAGAACCCGGACTCTGCGCAAACAACCCGGTTAATTCCAACATTTTATCCGAGCCGCTGACGCAACTCCCCCGGGCGCTTGTTTTCCGTGCAGTACTACGCGTACCTGTACTCCTACGTGATGCCCCAGGCCATCAGGGACATGGTGGACGAGTACATAAACTGCGAAGACATCGCCATGAACTTCCTGGTCTCACACATCACACGCAAGCCGCCCATCAAGGTCAGTGAGCGCCGCCCGGCTCCGCGGGCTTTGTGTCTCCCTCGGGCTCCGTGCAGCGATATTTTTGCCCACTTAGCTTTGTCATTACTCAAACTGGCAGGTTCAATATTCCACACaaattctgaaaaataaaaaaaataccagaTCGAACTTGTGCTCCCAGCCCGATTTTTCTCCTGGATCTTTATTGGAAGGACATTTATTACCGGAGAGCATATTTATGGCTAGACCAATAATTATAGCAATCAAGCCCGGGAAGCTGTTGGAACGGAAACCACACCACAGCCCGCAGTTTAAGGTCTTTTTGATTTAGTGGGGTGTTAATACTCAGGGGTGTTTCAGAGGGGAATTAAGGACGACGTCTTTGATAGAGTGTGCTGCATGACAGCGTTTCGCTGCTCGGAATAAGCCTTGTGAATAATGAATTTAGGGCATGTTTGAATGTGGAGTCCTTAATggtggatgtgtgtgcgtgtgtgttgttgggAGTGTATTTCTCTATGTTAGACCAAACAAGacaaaatggggaaaaaaaggaaataaattacttttttataCACCGCTTGTGCAGAGCTGACAACATCCAAACTCGGATAAAGGCAAGTTTTCTTGCTTTAGACCataatttaaagttttcttcTTAATTCAGGGGCTTCATTTAAGAGCAGAGTCTTACTAAATTTACACTTTGTGGCTTCATAAATTTGAAATAGAGAAATATGCTGAAAAAAGCTCACTGGATAActgaaaggagctgcagtgtttcctgagccatTCATACTGTTTCATAAATAGTCCAGTGTGACATTTGCTGAAGCCAAACCCTATTAACGCACTGAGTGAGCTTAACTGCCCTGAGATTTAGgttggtgttttgtgtgtcagaatgtggcCCAGAAGGGCGACGACAAAACTGAAGCCCAACGCTGAAAGACAATTAGACAAAtgcaaaagcagaaaacacatcagCGCTTCAACACAAAGGCAGTAGccccaaaaaacatgaaaaagcaaACAGGCATGCAACAGCTAACAATTTGAGACTTACAAAAACCTAAAATACCTATACAAAATATCGCAGTATGAATGCAAAAGCCTTCAAATACGCATATATGAATGCAGCTCCCCATATTTTAATGCTGAagcacacaaataaaatgtatccATTTGAATAAAAGACCACgatataaatacaaaaaccccaaagaaaaaggcaaaagtTGCAACGTGAATGCAAATAAAGCAGTgaggatgtgtttttttcttttgcacagcAGGTTTATgttcaaaacatgtttgatttttttcccctcctatGCTAATTTGATGTTTCTGAGGAAAGGATTTCCTTAATGTATATGTATAAATATTCATCAGACCTGCAGTTGGATGTTTCCATGAAGCTACATGCCGAGGACGATCTCTCTCAGCTCCCCTCCTTGCTTTTCCTGGCAGGTCACATCCCGGTGGACCTTCCGCTGCCCCGGCTGCCCTCAGGCCCTCTCACACGACGACTCGCACTTCCACGAGCGCCACAAGTGCATCAACTTCTTCGTCAAAGTGTACGGCTACATGCCGCTGCTGTACACGCAGTTCCGAGTGGACTCGGTGCTGTTCAAGACTCGCTTGCCCCACGACAAGACCAAGTGCTTCAAGTTTATCTAGCATCGGGGCCGGGTGACACAGCGGAGAGCCAAAGGACTGGGAGTATTTAAAGGGAACAGCAGCTCCCGCCCAGAGCGCTGATGGAGATGGATGGGCGGACTTCGAGGATAAAcgcacaaaaaataaaaggtggAGTCTTGGGTTCGGATGTTGCCCGAGGAGACTGACAAGTTAACCTTAAGAGCTCTCGGCTGGCGGTCCAATCCATAACTCCAGTGAAGATTTAAAAGAGTGGGAAGCTGAAAGGGACCACTGCCAACAAAACCCGCCTTTTCAGTGGCCGTCactctcctcctcaccttcttAGATCATGCCCCATCATCAACCACTAGCTTACAGATGTCACGCGCACCTGAGGAAGGGTGTCCGGTGTACAGAAACTCCGCCCGACCAGGGGGAGTTTGTGAATAAGTGAGAGGTGAAGACTCGGCGACTTCAGCCCCGAGAGCCCAGCGTGGCGACGGTACGTGGCTGCCACTacgctttatttttcttctttccatttCACCGTTAGACTGTACTTCTTGTACATGTACGTGAGAGAAGCACTGATGGTCGGAAGtattttattgaactttttttttttttaaataatgttgtttaaatgtataaaaatcTCTATATGGAGCGAACGACTTCCAGAATCTCCGTCTGTGGGAGGTCGGAGTCAAACAGGTCGGCCCAGTCATGTTTCAAGCAGAATCACGAGGGAATTCACTCCAGCGGTCACCATAATGCCTCAAACCAGCCACTGGTCCGTCATTTAGTCTGCCCTCATCGTGTCTCCTCGTGTTCGAAGATGGAAGAAATCATGTTGAAATGTAGAAAAAGTCAAGCCACCGCTGCCAAAATCACAATAAATAGGTCATCTATCTACTTAGAATTGTATTTATGCAGCAAGTTGTTCTGTTAGGATGGTGGTAAATAGGAAAAGAGGAGAGTTGGTGTTTTGGTACAGACACATATTTGCTTTCTGGGGAAGAATTCAGCCATTTCCTCTCTGATGCAGAAAAAATATGAACAGAAAAGGACTTTACTTTGTTAGGAAATGCACGCGTTGACTCCGCTTTTCTAAATTAACAAGACATTGTGTAGGAAAAATATTTGGCTCTGTTTTACTAACGggaaattttatttattgtaagaAACATTTCTTGTGCTCTTAATTAACTAGACTAATTATTTAGGAATCAAGTCTTCTGATCTGCTTTTCTGAATTAACAAGATACGTTagatgagttttttctttgattttgaatTTCTAAAGTAAGGTTTCAAATTCTATATAAACAGGTTTCAGGCTCGATGAGATAACGAGAAATACATCTTCAAATTATGTTTCTCTCAATTTTTTGAGGCAAATTATCTTCAACAactggacctttttttttttaatcaaaaatatattttttgaacAATTGAGTTTAcctattgaattttttttaatctatttttcttACAataattttaacttttttgttAGTAATCAAATTAAATGCTTTTATTATAATCATAATAAATTGtactggtttaaaaaaaacagaaaaatgccaatgtgtaagtattttttttctgaattgttaacttataaagttatttttttggCTTGATTGACTGAAATTTGGCACTAAGCAGAACTTGTACTCCCTCAGTCTTGACCTTGTATTCTGATCCCAGTACAGCATCAGCCTGCTCGGTACAGTTTCATCCCTTGTAATCCAGAACATTTAGGAGCCTCTTCAGTCGGTTTAGAagtagttgttttgttttttttaatcaataaatgCAAAGTCTTTGTGGAGTTGATGCAGCACAGCATCCATCAGAGTTGACCTGGGAGTAGAAACACAGAGAAGCAGGTTTCGAAccttcagcctgcagacgcTTAGCTTAGCGCCGCATAAAGACCGGGAACTATTCCGTCTCCATTAGAAGGTAACGCGGCCTGATCGCGCCACTAAAGCCCGCTGATTAGCACATTATCACTCACTTACTGTAGAGCGGGAGGGATGCGTCGGCCTCGTCCCTCGGTGGTTTCCTGGCAACCGGCGGAGACGCGAGGAAGTTAATGGCCCTCGCCGGAGAAACGGTCCGGCTCGTAAACTAGCGACTTCTCGCTTTTATTctctcatttcagttcagattaaataaatgagGCTTAATGCGTTCCATCCGAGCTGTGGGAGCTTTTCGGAGCTAACCggctgcagactgcagcttGTTCGATATTTATGGGATTGATTTCTAATCCAGGAAGCAAATATTGGCCAGAATGTGAAactcttctctttgttttagaGCTCAAGTATTAGAAGTGTCCGATCATGTTCATGCCAGCCCACCAGCAGTGCGGTCATCTTTGTTTCATGcgtctctttttttatttttattttgttttgttttatttttttgtaaatcattGCTCGATGAATGTTTTCTTTGCCAAATCGGTACGATGTCTGCTGCTTTCCGACATCATTTTGCAGGGTGCACAGTGTGAGCGCGCGTGCTGAAGGGATGCAGCCCGGTACACCCCACATCCCCTCCGCACGGTACTTAACCAGGAGCCAGCCCGTCGTGTATTGTAAACTCCTACGACCTTCATTTGACCTTGTAATCTCAACTGGAAAAGTTTCCTTACGTAATATATTCAAATTAGTGTGGTTCCCCAAAAGTCTGTTCTGTGAGGATGTTTTTACCAAGcagaaagtcataaatccatgtCTCTTGTATATTTATTGAatatattgttaaaaaaaaaaggattttcttttttttaaaataactgaTAAAGACATGCAATAAAACGACAAGACATGGTAGTTTATTACTCCTAATCACAGAGAAGTCCCGATCCGATTGAGTCGTGGAATGTATTTCATCTCTGAGGAGGAAGGCCAGCCTGTGGCAtgtgaggggaggaggaggaggaggaggaggagaggtgggggggtcTCAGACTCACTGACCTGGCAGCAGCTCGACGGCTGGCAGTTAACAGCGCCGACCTGTAACCCGCAGCCTCGTAAATTGAGCTTCAGCAACGATCCGCTGCAGACTAATTGAGGAGCGTCTGAAGCCAGGTCTCTGCTGGCTCCGGGTGGCGGCCGCCGCTTCCTAATCCCCGCTGCgaagcaccaaaaaaaaaaaaaataaataaatactggaTCCAACCTGTTTACCTGAGAGCCAGAGTCGAAGTGCAAAAACCAGTCCAAGTCTTCATTTGCTGCActaaactttaaaaaagaagaaggaaaaaaaaaaacctttaactGGAGCTCCAGAAGCTTCTTAAGTACGCGGCCCTGGGGCCTCAGGTCTgaatcagctgctgtttctccctCGTCTGTGGttgtggaccccccccccccccccccccccccccccgcccctcagGGAGCGGGGCACAGCTGGTTTTACACAGCCTGGAAGCAGGATGAGTTCTGTCCAGAAGGCTGCAGCCGCCCTGCAAGGTGTACAGAGCAGTGAAACTATGTGCTTGAgccagagccgccgccgccgccgcctgcagcGCCGCCTGAGCCGCAACACGCCGGAGGCAGCATCACAAATACCAATGAAGGGCAGATGAATGGAAATAAATCCCTCAATTAACTATATGGTCGTCCGACTCATTCTTAAGATGTGTTTCTGCTTTGCATCTACACATTCATTCATGCACTTGTTCTGCATTTAGAGTATTTGGGTGTGACTCGTTATTAAGGTTAGTAAACCAGTCAACCGGCATTCTGCACGTCGCCGTCAACAATTTACTCTCACAAAGGAATTGAACTGGGGTTTGGTGAAATTATCTGTTATGCAACGATGGCTCTCGTCACAAAAAGTGTTTTAGGGAGAGGTTCGTTGCGCACTTATCTTTAGTTGGTTCCACATTTGCATGGAgaatgcatttgtgggatggaaaaaaaaaaagcgtggaCTCATTGTGAAGCCAGCGTTT encodes:
- the extl3 gene encoding exostosin-like 3; translated protein: MQRNGGVGGVGGQPWVLRRVRLTWLSFMLFFILVFFPLIAHYYLTTIDEAGGPDKRIFGPRPGGELCEAKHVQDLCRIRESVSEELLQLEAKRQDLNGEIARLNLRIEACKRSIDSAKQDLLQLKNVISQTEHSYKELMAQNQPKLSLPVRLLPDKDDQGMPPPKSARSCRLRSCFDYARCPLTSGFPVYVYDTGTYQWGDYLDPLVKQAFAASVKSNIYITDNPSIACLYLVLVGELQESPSSPLPSPAELEKQLKALPYWRSDGHNHVLVHLSRKSMTQNFLYNVSAGRAAVAQSTFLEQQYREGFDLVVSPLVHALSEPNFLEVPPQVPVKRKYLFTFQGERVESLRSSLQEAPPQSFEEELEGDPPADYDDRIIGTLKAVQDSHLDQVLVEFTCKNPRASFPTEWALCGEREDRLEVLKASTFALVIAAGDGQLVASAGCGMRLFEALEVGAIPVVLGDHSKLPYHHFIRWTEAALLVPKQRVTELHFLLRSLSDNDMLAMRRQGRFLWETYFSTSENVLNTILASIRTSIQVPAAPIKEEPAQEIPHKAGKLAGTDANLADNGDLDLGPVETEPPYASPRFLRNFTYTAADTYRAWNRAPGPFHLFPHTPLDPVLPSEAKFLGSGTGFRPIGGGTGGSGKEFQAALGGNVPREQFTVVMLTYEREEVLMNSLERLNGLPYLNKVVVVWNSPKPPSDDLLWPDIGLPIVVVRTEKNSLNNRFLPWDAVETEAILSIDDDAHLRHDEIMFGFRVWREARDRIVGFPGRYHAWDINHQSWLYNSNYSCELSMVLTGAAFFHKYYAYLYSYVMPQAIRDMVDEYINCEDIAMNFLVSHITRKPPIKVTSRWTFRCPGCPQALSHDDSHFHERHKCINFFVKVYGYMPLLYTQFRVDSVLFKTRLPHDKTKCFKFI